In the Arachis hypogaea cultivar Tifrunner chromosome 20, arahy.Tifrunner.gnm2.J5K5, whole genome shotgun sequence genome, TCAAGTGGATTCCTGCTATGACTGAAACAGTTCTGTTTATTTGCATCCCAGAGGCTTTAATATGTTATAAAAGTTAAGAGAATATAATTACCAAATTGTTTTGGAGAACGGTACATGCGTAATGCATCATGGAAATAATCTGCATAGATGATATTGACATGGGGATACAACACTTGAAGCCGACGAAGCTCAATTTGAAGCAGCTGATTGTGGTAACCAAAGAAGTTGTTTAACCATTTCAAACAGCCAGATTGGTCATACTCATCTTTTTCCTTGAGTGCTAACCTTGTTAAATAGGCTGGATTGCATCCAAGTGGTAAACTTCCAGGGACCATAAGCGTTCTAGCACCTAGATCAATCAATTCCTGCACAAATTATAGAGCCTTTTTTGAAACACAAATTCATTATCCGAGAAAGAGAGATACTGTATTATTTTCAAGATACAAAGGACCAAGAAATGaaggcttctctctctctctgtaatTAGAAAAAAGTAGGTTGGTATATTGAAAACATATCTAAGCACTTACTATGATGACTGAAGTAACAACAGATACTACTTGGGTTACGTAAGATCTAAGCACTTCAAAATCTGTTGTTTCAGACAAGGGATAACCGTAATCATTTCCTCCAATCTCTCCCACAATAAATAAGGAGCTGCGAAGAAATTCCTCACAACCTGCAAGATAGAAGGAGAATAAATCCCTAGTCAAATTCTATAATTGTTTTACCAGTTACCATTCCTCATTATACATTGACATCATATTGTTAATTACTTATCATGTAAAAAGCATGtcaataaatataaatacacTTAAAATCTTGATTTGGTTAGATCACAACTATAATGCTATCCTCTACAGATATAGAAACTAATTAGTAATTTCATTACATGGAGAATTGTATTCAATTACCATAATTGCAGATATATATGTTGGTAATAAGCTTACTTGAAGGAGAAGTGCAGAGATAAGTAAGAACATCCTTGAACCAATCAAGCTGAACCATGAGAGAATAATTGGCGGCTGCGTCAACCACAAACCCCTTCTCTTGGAAGAAAGTGCGGTCCAAAGCGGTGGCTCCAGCAACCGCAAAGTTGAGCCCGTGCTGAATGCTGTGACGTGGCACGGCGCCATTCTTGAAACCAAGATACGGTTTCAAATAAGGGATTCCCATATAATCAGCTTCAGTTTAAGAGTGTACAAGTTAGTTTGGTTAGAGTTTTCGGTGCTCAatcgaaaaaagaaaagaagtgtacCAATGAAATCGGGGATGAGGCGGCCATCAGAACAGCGACCGTTGGGGTGATGGAAGTAAGAATTGCCGTAAGGAGGGAGGAGGCAGTTGGGGGTCTGTGGCGGGGAGATGAAGCACAAGTTGCCGGTATCAGTTAGGGAATCTCCGAAGCTGAACATTGAAGTGTAACAACCATCGTcgctctctctccttctccccgGAGCAACAAGAGCAACGTGATGTAGTATCAGTAGAAAGCAGCAGTGTTGCAGTTTCCGAACTGGAAACGCCATGGTCAAGTTACTTCACTTCACTTCATGCTCGTCTTCGTCTACTCTTCGAAACGTGGCATTATGCTATACACAGATCGTTTCCAAGAATTTAAAACGTGGCCAAACttttagaaaacaaaaacaaaatattcttttttattaaaattaagattttgaaaattcgtgttagagatataaccattaatgttGTCTTCTCCCATCagtttaagcttttgggatgaatggtttcatgacatggtatcagagctctacGTCCAAAAGGTCAAAATTGATCTTTAGTGaaccccaaaaataaaaaaagaggaaTGCTAGGAGACAGTAATTttagtgttttgtaaccatcaattggccattaacaatatttttaatggtgtgagattacatctaatagtggaagatcactcacttttgtttTAATGGTTAAGTGTTGGtcagaaaacacaaaaataaaaaagaaaagaaggccTAAATTTACAAGAGtagatttaattttgattatttttattattatgtgaCCATCAATAAATAAAGTAATTGGTGACTAATTCAGCGGTCTATATATAATAGATTGAAAAATAACACGGCTTAGTTTATGCAGGACCCTTTTAAACAATGGAGGGCAGCACTTCAAAAGAAGAGTTTGTTAATATTGACTAatgcaaagaaagaaaaaatgttaATCACCatagattatattatttatcaTTACTGACCAAAAACCAATGATGATTGGGGTTCAACATAATTAGACCCCTAACACCATACATAATAATACAGCAAATCAAAGCTATGATAATGTTCGCTATTACAAGACCAGTTCAATCTAACAGAAATCTTATGAATCATGCAGAACTAATACACTTTTGAAGGTACATTTTTCATGACAGCACTATGGTACATTACTCGATGAAGCCTTTTTCTTATATCATTGAATGGTTATTGAAATCTGCAGAAGTTTCAGGTGTGATACAAGAGAAACTAAATTTGGGAAAGGTATATGGTCCATGGAATAAGGCCTTGGCCATCCATCTATATGCAGCCTCAGTAAAATGATAACCATCCCAGTAAATATATTCTGAAGGATCATCACAGGCTATCGCCCCTGCCTCGCCACATACCGCCGTTTCATTGAAATTGTATGGTCCTCCACCTCCACAACAAACCTTGATAAAATCTCTACAAAACCCTGCAAAAACATTCGGTAAAATCCCGTTTGTTCTGTTTATTAATACGACAGAAAGTTAAGAGTATGGTATTACCAAATTGCTGTGGAGAACGGTAAAACCGTAATGCAGCATTGAAATAATCTGCATAGATTATATTCACATGGGGATACAGAACTCGGAGGCGATCTAGTTCAATTTGAAGCAATTCATTGTGCTGTCCGTAGAACTTGTTTAGCCATTTGAGACAGCCAGCTTCATCATACTCCTCTTTGTTGGGACTCGCAAGTAATGTTAAATAGGCTGGATTGCAACCAAGTGGTATACTACCGGGAACCATAAGCGTTACAGCCCCTAAATTAATCAGTTCctgaataaaattatgaatttcaACATTAATAAGTCCTACAGAATTTGAACAGTTTTGGAATAATGACTACTACTCAACCAACTAACCCTGATCACTGAAGTGATGACCGATACTACTTGGTGTATGTAAGGTGTGAGCATTTGAAGTTCTGTGGTTTCTTCCAAGAGATAACCATAATCATTTACTCCTATCTCTCCCACAATAAATAAGGAGCTGCTAAGAACTTGTTTGCAGCCTGCAATAATACAATTCCTAACCTACTTTAAACATAGTTTCGTTGAAGGAGGAGCAGAAAGAGAAGGTAAAAGGGTTACTTGAAGGAGAAGTGCAGAGAGAAGGCAGAAGATCCTTGAACCAATCTAACTGAACCATGAGAGAATAGCTGGTGGTTGCATCAACCACAAAGCCCTTGTCTTCGAAGAAAGTGCGGTTCAAAGCCGTGGCTCCAGCGATGGCAAAATTGAGTCCGTGTTGAATGCTGCCACGTGGCACGGCGCCATTCTTGAAGGCCAGATAAGGTCTCAGATGAGGAATGCCCATATAGTCAGCTTGGTCAAACAGAAAACATGCATATGACTATGAGCGGAGATCAGAGAAATGAAATAGTAACATTAGAAAAGATGGCGTCATCAAGTGTACCAATGAAATCGGTGATGATGCGGCCATCAGAGCAGCGTCCACTGGGATGATGGAAGTAGGTTTCACCGTACGGAGGGATAAGGCAGTTGGGAGTGAGTTCCTCCGAAATGAAGTAGGAGTTTCCTGTATCAGTGATGGAATCTCCGAAGCTGAAGATGGAACTGTAGCGGCCTTGTTTGACATCACTGCCGTCGGCACCAACGTGTATATGTAACTGTAACAGTAGAAACAAGAAGCAGCCCCACCGTTGCTGAGGAGATTGATGAAGGTGTCGATTcattatgatgatgatggtgggtaCTGGGTACGATACCGATATCATTGTCACTT is a window encoding:
- the LOC112784576 gene encoding GDSL esterase/lipase At1g28600 is translated as MAFPVRKLQHCCFLLILHHVALVAPGRRRESDDGCYTSMFSFGDSLTDTGNLCFISPPQTPNCLLPPYGNSYFHHPNGRCSDGRLIPDFIADYMGIPYLKPYLGFKNGAVPRHSIQHGLNFAVAGATALDRTFFQEKGFVVDAAANYSLMVQLDWFKDVLTYLCTSPSSCEEFLRSSLFIVGEIGGNDYGYPLSETTDFEVLRSYVTQVVSVVTSVIIELIDLGARTLMVPGSLPLGCNPAYLTRLALKEKDEYDQSGCLKWLNNFFGYHNQLLQIELRRLQVLYPHVNIIYADYFHDALRMYRSPKQFGFGTDYIKVCCGGGGPYNFNDTALCGDAGVIACDDPSEYIYWDGYHFTEAAYRWMAKGLVYGPYTFPKFSLTCSTIERPLEI
- the LOC112784575 gene encoding GDSL esterase/lipase At1g31550, coding for MISVSYPVPTIIIIMNRHLHQSPQQRWGCFLFLLLQLHIHVGADGSDVKQGRYSSIFSFGDSITDTGNSYFISEELTPNCLIPPYGETYFHHPSGRCSDGRIITDFIADYMGIPHLRPYLAFKNGAVPRGSIQHGLNFAIAGATALNRTFFEDKGFVVDATTSYSLMVQLDWFKDLLPSLCTSPSSCKQVLSSSLFIVGEIGVNDYGYLLEETTELQMLTPYIHQVVSVITSVIRELINLGAVTLMVPGSIPLGCNPAYLTLLASPNKEEYDEAGCLKWLNKFYGQHNELLQIELDRLRVLYPHVNIIYADYFNAALRFYRSPQQFGFCRDFIKVCCGGGGPYNFNETAVCGEAGAIACDDPSEYIYWDGYHFTEAAYRWMAKALFHGPYTFPKFSFSCITPETSADFNNHSMI